Proteins from a genomic interval of Channa argus isolate prfri chromosome 11, Channa argus male v1.0, whole genome shotgun sequence:
- the ntng2a gene encoding LOW QUALITY PROTEIN: netrin-G2 (The sequence of the model RefSeq protein was modified relative to this genomic sequence to represent the inferred CDS: substituted 1 base at 1 genomic stop codon), with amino-acid sequence MECWSTMSHSLLPLLIFLPALVQSQFNMCRSLRSSEGGPGWEFYACQPPPSNMKEMMQIRVDPPGITCGNPPERFCTLENPYLCSDECDASSPDLSHPPQLMGDRERGGLITYWQTVTWSMFPEPLLANITLSWNKSLEVVDDIIITFEYGRPTSMVLEKSMDKGVTWQPYQYYADDCLEAFGMSPKQVSDLAPSNLTRVICTEQYSRWVGAKEEKIVVFEVRARFGVFAGPKLINMDAVYTRMETMNGLRDFFTFTNLRLRLLRPALGGTYVQRDNLLKYFYAISNIDIPARCKCHLHASQCVLRDAMLQCDCDHDTTGQDCQLCSRGFKSRSWRPGSYLPLPRGTANTCQQNDLXPPNCECNGHSNRCSYIDFINVITCVSCKHNTRGQNCQFCRLGFYRNASLPLDHENICVECSCDLDGSLSPYCSDSGVCQCKDGATGRRCDKCLPGYTWRGAEASCTVNICDEERLICQNGGTCIDFQRCVCPDNFTGKHLVHLVLL; translated from the exons ATGGAGTGTTGGTCCACCATGTCCCACTCTCTGCTCCCCCTTCTTATCTTCTTGCCGGCATTGGTCCAATCTCAGTTTAACATGTGCAGGTCTTTGCGCAGCTCAGAGGGGGGGCCAGGCTGGGAGTTCTATGCTTGTCAGCCCCCACCTTCCAACATGAAGGAGATGATGCAGATCAGAGTTGACCCTCCTGGGATCACCTGCGGAAACCCACCCGAGAGATTCTGCACACTG gaGAACCCATACCTGTGCAGCGATGAGTGTGATGCCTCAAGCCCAGACCTGTCTCACCCTCCTCAGCTGATGGGAGACAGGGAGAGGGGAGGGCTTATCACCTACTGGCAAACGGTCACATGGTCCATGTTTCCTGAGCCCCTATTGGCTAACATCACTCTGTCCTGGAACAAGAGTCTGGAGGTGGtcgatgacatcatcatcacattTGAGTATGGACGACCAACCAGCATGGTACTGGAAAAATCCATGGACAAAg GCGTGACTTGGCAGCCATATCAGTACTACGCTGATGACTGTCTGGAAGCCTTTGGAATGTCCCCTAAACAAGTCTCTGATTTAGCACCAAGTAACTTAACCCGGGTTATCTGCACCGAGCAGTACTCTCGTTGGGTAGGAGCCAAG GAGGAGAAGATTGTGGTTTTTGAGGTGCGTGCTCGGTTTGGGGTATTTGCTGGTCCAAAGCTGATCAACATGGATGCTGTGTACACGCGGATGGAGACCATGAATGGTCTAAGAGATTTTTTTACCTTCACCAACCTTCGCCTGAGACTCCTCCGCCCAGCACTGGGAGGGACATATGTCCAGAGAGACAACCTGCTGAAGTACTTCTACGCCATCTCCAACATTGACATACCTGCAAG gtGTAAGTGTCACTTGCATGCCTCTCAGTGTGTGTTGCGAGATGCGATGCTGCAATGTGACTGTGACCACGACACAACGGGTCAGGACTGTCAGCTTTGCAGCCGGGGGTTCAAATCCCGCAGCTGGAGACCTGGATCATATCTGCCCTTGCCCAGAGGCACAGCTAACACCT GCCAACAGAATGATCTGTAGCCCCCCA ACTGTGAGTGTAACGGTCACTCCAACCGCTGCAGCTACATCGACTTTATAAATGTCATCACATGTGTGagctgcaaacacaacacacgTGGTCAGAACTGTCAGTTCTGTCGCCTTGGGTTCTACAGAAATGCTTCACTGCCATTGGATCACGAGAACATCTGCGTTG AGTGCAGTTGCGACCTGGATGGCTCGCTCTCTCCTTACTGTTCAGATTCTGGTGTCTGTCAGTGTAAGGACGGGGCCACTGGGCGGCGCTGTGACAAATGTTTACCTGGATACACCTGGAGAGGGGCTGAGGCCAGCTGTACTG TGAACATCTGTGACGAAGAGCGTTTGATTTGTCAGAACGGAGGAACATGCATCGATTTCCAACGCTGCGTCTGTCCAGACAACTTCACAGGTAAACATTTAGTACACCTGGTGTTGTTATAG